The following are encoded in a window of Gossypium raimondii isolate GPD5lz chromosome 13, ASM2569854v1, whole genome shotgun sequence genomic DNA:
- the LOC105782204 gene encoding uncharacterized protein LOC105782204 isoform X3, with protein sequence MKAQSPNLKLNRAHTDQEIPQNPNSIVAISTFLARKRKSVRKKTKPSSETKEPDQDFMVKPQTKLYNPNDDTPKVCSMPADGDSMVASIAASADPLALFNDSTPKEWLRNVVLPDGWDSMLEKKIVVMEMERKKSDEACGDEKNEVEVQVKKKKKKKKKKKNKEDGDVEPEVKTEKEKEDEVEAGSIDTERKKKKSKESDEAVAAAVDGANDIGADEIETKKNKKKKKSNENVDAIEAIAVAVVDSAIDVGSNEIEKKKKKSNENEDAIEAIAVVDGAIDVGSDEIEKKKKKSNENEDAIEAIAVVDGAIDVGSDEIEKKKKKKSNENEDAIEAIAVVDGAIDVGSDEIEKKKKKKKNKENEEAIEAIAVAVVDSAIDAGSDEIEKKKKKKKKKNKENEEAIEAIAVVDGAIDVGSDEIEKKKKKKKNKENEEAIAVAVVDSAIDAGSDEIEKKKKKKKKKKNKENEEAIEAIAVVDGAIDVGSDEIEKKKKKKKKKSNENEDAIEAIAVVDGAIDVESDEIEKKTKKKKKKKKKKNKENEEAIEAIAVVDGAIDAGAEDETEKKKKKKRKRKDAAEE encoded by the exons ATGAAAGCCCAATCCCCCAATTTGAAGTTAAATCGAGCCCACACAGACCAGGAAATcccccaaaaccctaactctatagTTGCAATTTCGACGTTTCTCGCTCGGAAAAGAAAAAGCGtcagaaaaaaaaccaaacccAGTTCTGAAACCAAAGAACCCGACCAAGATTTCATGGTTAAACCCCAAACCAAATTGTATAACCCAAACGACGATACTCCTAAAGTGTGTTCGATGCCTGCCGATGGGGATTCTATGGTTGCAAGTATTGCTGCTTCTGCTGACCCGCTTGCACTCTTTAACGATAGTACTCCTAAAGAGTGGTTGAGAAATGTTGTGTTGCCTGATGGTTGGGATTCTATGTTGGAAAAGAAGATTGTAGTGATGGAAATGGAAAGGAAGAAATCGGATGAAGCTTGTGGTGATGAGAAAAATGAAGTTGAAGTTCaagtgaagaagaaaaagaaaaagaaaaagaagaagaagaataaagaGGATGGTGATGTGGAACCTGAAGTGAAGACTGAGAAGGAGAAGGAAGATGAGGTTGAAGCCGGTTCAATAGATACtgagaggaaaaagaagaagagcaaAGAGAGTGATGAGGCTGTTGCTGCTGCTGTTGATGGTGCTAATGACATAGGGGCTGATGAaattgaaacaaagaaaaataagaagaagaagaagagcaatGAGAATGTAGATGCTATTGAGGCTATTGCTGTTGCTGTTGTTGATAGTGCAATTGATGTAGGGagtaatgaaattgaaaagaagaagaagaagagcaatGAAAATGAGGATGCTATTGAGGCTATTGCTGTTGTTGATGGTGCAATTGATGTAGGgagtgatgaaattgaaaagaagaagaagaagagcaatGAAAATGAGGATGCTATTGAGGCTATTGCTGTTGTTGATGGTGCAATTGATGTAGGgagtgatgaaattgaaaagaagaaaaagaagaagagcaaTGAAAATGAGGATGCTATTGAGGCAATTGCTGTTGTTGATGGTGCAATTGATGTAGGgagtgatgaaattgaaaagaagaaaaagaagaagaagaacaaagagaatgagGAGGCTATTGAGGCTATTGCTGTTGCTGTTGTTGATAGTGCAATTGATGCAGGgagtgatgaaattgaaaagaagaaaaagaagaagaagaagaagaacaaagagaatgagGAGGCTATTGAG GCTATTGCTGTTGTTGATGGTGCAATTGATGTAGGgagtgatgaaattgaaaagaagaaaaagaagaagaagaacaaagagaatgagGAGGCTATTGCTGTTGCTGTTGTTGATAGTGCAATTGACGCAGGgagtgatgaaattgaaaagaagaaaaagaagaagaagaagaagaagaacaaagagaatgagGAGGCTATTGAGGCTATTGCTGTTGTTGATGGTGCAATTGATGTAGGgagtgatgaaattgaaaagaagaaaaagaagaagaagaagaagagcaatGAAAATGAGGATGCTATTGAGGCTATTGCTGTTGTTGATGGTGCAATTGATGTAGAgagtgatgaaattgaaaagaagacaaagaagaagaagaagaagaagaagaagaagaacaaagagaatgagGAGGCTATTGAGGCTATTGCTGTTGTTGACGGTGCAATTGATGCAGGGGCTGAGGATGAaactgaaaagaagaaaaagaagaaaagaaaaagaaaagatgcaGCAGAGGAGTAG
- the LOC105782204 gene encoding uncharacterized protein LOC105782204 isoform X1: protein MKAQSPNLKLNRAHTDQEIPQNPNSIVAISTFLARKRKSVRKKTKPSSETKEPDQDFMVKPQTKLYNPNDDTPKVCSMPADGDSMVASIAASADPLALFNDSTPKEWLRNVVLPDGWDSMLEKKIVVMEMERKKSDEACGDEKNEVEVQVKKKKKKKKKKKNKEDGDVEPEVKTEKEKEDEVEAGSIDTERKKKKSKESDEAVAAAVDGANDIGADEIETKKNKKKKKSNENVDAIEAIAVAVVDSAIDVGSNEIEKKKKKSNENEDAIEAIAVVDGAIDVGSDEIEKKKKKSNENEDAIEAIAVVDGAIDVGSDEIEKKKKKKSNENEDAIEAIAVVDGAIDVGSDEIEKKKKKKKNKENEEAIEAIAVAVVDSAIDAGSDEIEKKKKKKKKKNKENEEAIEAISVVDGAIDVGSDEIEKKKKKKKKKGNENEDAVEAIAVVDGAIDEGSDEIEKKKKKKKKKSNENEDAIEAIAVVDGAIDVGSDEIEKKKKKKKNKENEEAIAVAVVDSAIDAGSDEIEKKKKKKKKKKNKENEEAIEAIAVVDGAIDVGSDEIEKKKKKKKKKSNENEDAIEAIAVVDGAIDVESDEIEKKTKKKKKKKKKKNKENEEAIEAIAVVDGAIDAGAEDETEKKKKKKRKRKDAAEE from the coding sequence ATGAAAGCCCAATCCCCCAATTTGAAGTTAAATCGAGCCCACACAGACCAGGAAATcccccaaaaccctaactctatagTTGCAATTTCGACGTTTCTCGCTCGGAAAAGAAAAAGCGtcagaaaaaaaaccaaacccAGTTCTGAAACCAAAGAACCCGACCAAGATTTCATGGTTAAACCCCAAACCAAATTGTATAACCCAAACGACGATACTCCTAAAGTGTGTTCGATGCCTGCCGATGGGGATTCTATGGTTGCAAGTATTGCTGCTTCTGCTGACCCGCTTGCACTCTTTAACGATAGTACTCCTAAAGAGTGGTTGAGAAATGTTGTGTTGCCTGATGGTTGGGATTCTATGTTGGAAAAGAAGATTGTAGTGATGGAAATGGAAAGGAAGAAATCGGATGAAGCTTGTGGTGATGAGAAAAATGAAGTTGAAGTTCaagtgaagaagaaaaagaaaaagaaaaagaagaagaagaataaagaGGATGGTGATGTGGAACCTGAAGTGAAGACTGAGAAGGAGAAGGAAGATGAGGTTGAAGCCGGTTCAATAGATACtgagaggaaaaagaagaagagcaaAGAGAGTGATGAGGCTGTTGCTGCTGCTGTTGATGGTGCTAATGACATAGGGGCTGATGAaattgaaacaaagaaaaataagaagaagaagaagagcaatGAGAATGTAGATGCTATTGAGGCTATTGCTGTTGCTGTTGTTGATAGTGCAATTGATGTAGGGagtaatgaaattgaaaagaagaagaagaagagcaatGAAAATGAGGATGCTATTGAGGCTATTGCTGTTGTTGATGGTGCAATTGATGTAGGgagtgatgaaattgaaaagaagaagaagaagagcaatGAAAATGAGGATGCTATTGAGGCTATTGCTGTTGTTGATGGTGCAATTGATGTAGGgagtgatgaaattgaaaagaagaaaaagaagaagagcaaTGAAAATGAGGATGCTATTGAGGCAATTGCTGTTGTTGATGGTGCAATTGATGTAGGgagtgatgaaattgaaaagaagaaaaagaagaagaagaacaaagagaatgagGAGGCTATTGAGGCTATTGCTGTTGCTGTTGTTGATAGTGCAATTGATGCAGGgagtgatgaaattgaaaagaagaaaaagaagaagaagaagaagaacaaagagaatgagGAGGCTATTGAGGCTATTTCCGTTGTTGATGGTGCAATTGATGTAGGgagtgatgaaattgaaaagaagaaaaagaagaagaagaagaagggcaATGAAAATGAGGATGCTGTTGAGGCTATTGCTGTTGTTGATGGTGCAATTGATGAAGGgagtgatgaaattgaaaagaagaaaaagaagaagaagaagaagagcaatGAAAATGAGGATGCTATTGAGGCTATTGCTGTTGTTGATGGTGCAATTGATGTAGGgagtgatgaaattgaaaagaagaaaaagaagaagaagaacaaagagaatgagGAGGCTATTGCTGTTGCTGTTGTTGATAGTGCAATTGACGCAGGgagtgatgaaattgaaaagaagaaaaagaagaagaagaagaagaagaacaaagagaatgagGAGGCTATTGAGGCTATTGCTGTTGTTGATGGTGCAATTGATGTAGGgagtgatgaaattgaaaagaagaaaaagaagaagaagaagaagagcaatGAAAATGAGGATGCTATTGAGGCTATTGCTGTTGTTGATGGTGCAATTGATGTAGAgagtgatgaaattgaaaagaagacaaagaagaagaagaagaagaagaagaagaagaacaaagagaatgagGAGGCTATTGAGGCTATTGCTGTTGTTGACGGTGCAATTGATGCAGGGGCTGAGGATGAaactgaaaagaagaaaaagaagaaaagaaaaagaaaagatgcaGCAGAGGAGTAG
- the LOC105782204 gene encoding uncharacterized protein LOC105782204 isoform X2: protein MKAQSPNLKLNRAHTDQEIPQNPNSIVAISTFLARKRKSVRKKTKPSSETKEPDQDFMVKPQTKLYNPNDDTPKVCSMPADGDSMVASIAASADPLALFNDSTPKEWLRNVVLPDGWDSMLEKKIVVMEMERKKSDEACGDEKNEVEVQVKKKKKKKKKKKNKEDGDVEPEVKTEKEKEDEVEAGSIDTERKKKKSKESDEAVAAAVDGANDIGADEIETKKNKKKKKSNENVDAIEAIAVAVVDSAIDVGSNEIEKKKKKSNENEDAIEAIAVVDGAIDVGSDEIEKKKKKSNENEDAIEAIAVVDGAIDVGSDEIEKKKKKKSNENEDAIEAIAVVDGAIDVGSDEIEKKKKKKKNKENEEAIEAIAVAVVDSAIDAGSDEIEKKKKKKKKKNKENEEAIEAISVVDGAIDVGSDEIEKKKKKKKKKGNENEDAVEAIAVVDGAIDEGSDEIEKKKKKKKKKSNENEDAIEAIAVVDGAIDVGSDEIEKKKKKKKKKSNENEDAIEAIAVVDGAIDVESDEIEKKTKKKKKKKKKKNKENEEAIEAIAVVDGAIDAGAEDETEKKKKKKRKRKDAAEE, encoded by the exons ATGAAAGCCCAATCCCCCAATTTGAAGTTAAATCGAGCCCACACAGACCAGGAAATcccccaaaaccctaactctatagTTGCAATTTCGACGTTTCTCGCTCGGAAAAGAAAAAGCGtcagaaaaaaaaccaaacccAGTTCTGAAACCAAAGAACCCGACCAAGATTTCATGGTTAAACCCCAAACCAAATTGTATAACCCAAACGACGATACTCCTAAAGTGTGTTCGATGCCTGCCGATGGGGATTCTATGGTTGCAAGTATTGCTGCTTCTGCTGACCCGCTTGCACTCTTTAACGATAGTACTCCTAAAGAGTGGTTGAGAAATGTTGTGTTGCCTGATGGTTGGGATTCTATGTTGGAAAAGAAGATTGTAGTGATGGAAATGGAAAGGAAGAAATCGGATGAAGCTTGTGGTGATGAGAAAAATGAAGTTGAAGTTCaagtgaagaagaaaaagaaaaagaaaaagaagaagaagaataaagaGGATGGTGATGTGGAACCTGAAGTGAAGACTGAGAAGGAGAAGGAAGATGAGGTTGAAGCCGGTTCAATAGATACtgagaggaaaaagaagaagagcaaAGAGAGTGATGAGGCTGTTGCTGCTGCTGTTGATGGTGCTAATGACATAGGGGCTGATGAaattgaaacaaagaaaaataagaagaagaagaagagcaatGAGAATGTAGATGCTATTGAGGCTATTGCTGTTGCTGTTGTTGATAGTGCAATTGATGTAGGGagtaatgaaattgaaaagaagaagaagaagagcaatGAAAATGAGGATGCTATTGAGGCTATTGCTGTTGTTGATGGTGCAATTGATGTAGGgagtgatgaaattgaaaagaagaagaagaagagcaatGAAAATGAGGATGCTATTGAGGCTATTGCTGTTGTTGATGGTGCAATTGATGTAGGgagtgatgaaattgaaaagaagaaaaagaagaagagcaaTGAAAATGAGGATGCTATTGAGGCAATTGCTGTTGTTGATGGTGCAATTGATGTAGGgagtgatgaaattgaaaagaagaaaaagaagaagaagaacaaagagaatgagGAGGCTATTGAGGCTATTGCTGTTGCTGTTGTTGATAGTGCAATTGATGCAGGgagtgatgaaattgaaaagaagaaaaagaagaagaagaagaagaacaaagagaatgagGAGGCTATTGAGGCTATTTCCGTTGTTGATGGTGCAATTGATGTAGGgagtgatgaaattgaaaagaagaaaaagaagaagaagaagaagggcaATGAAAATGAGGATGCTGTTGAGGCTATTGCTGTTGTTGATGGTGCAATTGATGAAGGgagtgatgaaattgaaaagaagaaaaagaagaagaagaagaagagcaatGAAAATGAGGATGCTATTGAG GCTATTGCTGTTGTTGATGGTGCAATTGATGTAGGgagtgatgaaattgaaaagaagaaaaagaagaagaagaagaagagcaatGAAAATGAGGATGCTATTGAGGCTATTGCTGTTGTTGATGGTGCAATTGATGTAGAgagtgatgaaattgaaaagaagacaaagaagaagaagaagaagaagaagaagaagaacaaagagaatgagGAGGCTATTGAGGCTATTGCTGTTGTTGACGGTGCAATTGATGCAGGGGCTGAGGATGAaactgaaaagaagaaaaagaagaaaagaaaaagaaaagatgcaGCAGAGGAGTAG
- the LOC105782209 gene encoding protein EARLY RESPONSIVE TO DEHYDRATION 15 yields MALVAGGSSTLNPNAPLFVPAVYRQVEDFSPEWWKLVTTTTWYRDYWISQNQDEDGFYDNTEDDVFDVNDIVDLLADPFDFVSDEDLQFEEFIQSNEMETIAPPLPSNGGFEKGVEALMKNLSLVPSSPRFSAEPAKYVEKPAKNVNAKSGRRCIHQPR; encoded by the exons ATGGCTCTAGTTGCCGGAGGATCGTCAACATTGAACCCCAATGCCCCTCTGTTTGTTCCGGCTGTTTATCGCCAAGTGGAGGATTTCTCACCCGAATGGTGGAAACTGGTTACGACAACAACTTGGTACCGTGACTATTGGATCAGCCAGAACCAGGATGAAGATGGCTTTTACGACAACACCGAGGATGATGTATTTGATGTCAATGACATTGTTGATTTGCTCGCAGATCCCTTTGACTTTGTCTCTGACGAAGATCTCCAGTTCGAAGAGTTCATCCAATCTAATGAAATGGAAACCATAGCACCTCCTTTACCGTCTAATGGTG GCTTTGAGAAGGGTGTTGAAGCTCTGATGAAGAATCTGAGTTTGGTGCCATCTAGTCCTCGGTTTTCAGCAGAACCAGCAAAATACGTGGAGAAGCCGGCGAAGAATGTGAATGCTAAAAGTGGTCGTCGTTGCATCCATCAACCTCGTTGA
- the LOC105782207 gene encoding tRNA-splicing endonuclease subunit Sen2-1, whose amino-acid sequence MMPRWKGKGSQAKANADPMSKIVSQLQSSLIQSETRGLLSSCSVLVEVDAELADLLNRSCFGRPRITAQEDKQWFQLDMEEAFYLCFSLKCLKVIGEDGYIKSNEELWDYLKSKKPVFPVSYKVYSHLRHKNWVVRSGLQYGVDFVAYRHHPALVHSEYAVLVLSEGDNDLNGRLRVWSDVHCTVRLCGSVAKTLLTVIVNSNNQGANSPSCLEHYTVEEQTITRWNPERSREDQTGPKNGTKKV is encoded by the coding sequence ATGATGCCTAGATGGAAAGGAAAAGGCTCACAAGCCAAAGCTAATGCTGATCCCATGTCTAAAATTGTCTCACAACTCCAATCCTCTTTGATCCAATCTGAGACTCGGGGTTTACTCTCGAGCTGCAGTGTACTTGTTGAAGTGGATGCTGAATTAGCTGATCTTCTCAACCGTTCATGTTTCGGTCGACCGAGAATTACAGCTCAAGAGGACAAACAATGGTTTCAATTGGATATGGAGGAAGCTTTCTATTTGTGTTTTTCACTCAAATGCCTCAAAGTCATCGGTGAAGACGGATACATAAAGAGTAATGAAGAGCTATGGGACTACTTAAAATCCAAAAAGCCAGTGTTTCCTGTTTCTTACAAGGTGTATTCTCATCTTCGGCataaaaattgggttgtaaGATCAGGATTGCAGTATGGTGTGGACTTTGTTGCCTACCGTCACCATCCTGCTCTTGTTCATTCCGAGTACGCGGTGTTGGTACTATCAGAAGGAGATAATGATCTAAATGGTCGATTGAGAGTGTGGTCAGATGTTCATTGTACGGTTCGTCTTTGTGGAAGTGTTGCAAAAACGTTATTGACTGTTATCGTGAATAGTAATAACCAAGGTGCAAACTCTCCTTCATGTTTAGAGCACTACACTGTTGAAGAACAGACAATCACGAGATGGAACCCGGAACGAAGCCGAGAAGATCAAACCGGTCCTAAGAATGGAACAAAGAAGGTATAA